Proteins encoded together in one Monomorium pharaonis isolate MP-MQ-018 chromosome 8, ASM1337386v2, whole genome shotgun sequence window:
- the LOC105831398 gene encoding putative nuclease HARBI1 isoform X1, whose amino-acid sequence MINIDCECSMDMAYRNAVLLHINEQLENVIYYNERPRFHIRDDPFQLSEQEFIQLFRLKKETTNRLINIIKDIVEPSRSTALDATVQVLTALRFFASGSYQNCIGHNIHMAISQPSVSRCIHHVTNILNLPEIFNNWVRFSRNLQELQHLRNKFWINHQFPGAIGCIDCIATHVAIFPPSKEDENYPEHIYINRKGYHSINVQLICDSDLRIINVNARYPGSTHDSYIWNNSNVLPIMQDIYNHGHKFFLLGDSGYALRPWMMTPIMNNDEHNIAIRRYNDRQKSTRSLIERCNGLLKMRFCCLLKHRVLHYQSNVCSKIINACTVLHNMCIHDNVPLPALEAKDEVHNGINDEINEPGIDNIANRNHDLMAGQKICNNLIRQYFS is encoded by the exons atgaTTAATATCGA tTGTGAGTGCAGTATGGATATGGCATATCGAAATGCTGTTCTGCTTCATATCAATGAACAAttggaaaatgttatttattataatgaaagACCACGTTTTCATATAAGAGATGATCCATTTCAATTATCAGAACAAGAATTTATACAGCTTTTTCgattgaaaaaagaaacgacaAACAGgcttattaatatcataaaagaCATTGTAGAACCGTCACGATCTACAGCTTTAGATGCAACTGTACAA gttttaaCTGCATTACGGTTTTTTGCTTCGGGAAGTTACCAGAATTGCATAGGACATAATATTCACATGGCTATTAGTCAACCTTCTGTCAGCAGATGTATTCACCATGTGactaatattcttaatttaccagaaatatttaataattgggTACGCTTTTCTCGTAATCTTCAAGAATTGCAACACTTACGTAACAA attTTGGATAAATCACCAATTTCCTGGAGCAATTGGCTGTATAGACTGTATTGCTACGCATGTAGCAATTTTTCCACCTTCAAAAGAAGACGAAAATTATCCtgaacatatttatattaatagaaagGGATATCATTCTATAAACGTACAATTG atATGTGATTCTGATCTTAGAATAATAAACGTTAATGCCAGATATCCAGGAAGCACTCACGATTCATATATCTGGAATAACAGTAATGTTCTTCCCATAAtgcaagatatttataatcatggacacaaatttttcttactaG GTGACTCTGGTTATGCACTTAGACCTTGGATGATGACTCcaataatgaataatgatGAACATAACATTGCAATAAGAAGATACAATGATCGGCAAAAAAGTACTAGATCTCTTATTGAACGTTGTAATGGTCTCTTGAAAATGAGATTTTGTTGTCTGTTAAAACATAGAGTTTTACATTACCAGTCAAATGTGTGTTCAAAGATTATTAATGCTTGTACAGTGTTGCATAATATGTGCATTCATGATAATGTGCCTTTACCCGCACTTGAAGCAAAAGATGAAGTCCACAATGGTATAAATGATGAAATTAACGAACCGGGTATAGATAATATAGCAAATAGAAATCATGATTTGATGGCTGGGCAAAAGAtctgcaataatttaataagacaATACTTTTCATGA
- the LOC105831398 gene encoding putative nuclease HARBI1 isoform X2: MDMAYRNAVLLHINEQLENVIYYNERPRFHIRDDPFQLSEQEFIQLFRLKKETTNRLINIIKDIVEPSRSTALDATVQVLTALRFFASGSYQNCIGHNIHMAISQPSVSRCIHHVTNILNLPEIFNNWVRFSRNLQELQHLRNKFWINHQFPGAIGCIDCIATHVAIFPPSKEDENYPEHIYINRKGYHSINVQLICDSDLRIINVNARYPGSTHDSYIWNNSNVLPIMQDIYNHGHKFFLLGDSGYALRPWMMTPIMNNDEHNIAIRRYNDRQKSTRSLIERCNGLLKMRFCCLLKHRVLHYQSNVCSKIINACTVLHNMCIHDNVPLPALEAKDEVHNGINDEINEPGIDNIANRNHDLMAGQKICNNLIRQYFS, encoded by the exons ATGGATATGGCATATCGAAATGCTGTTCTGCTTCATATCAATGAACAAttggaaaatgttatttattataatgaaagACCACGTTTTCATATAAGAGATGATCCATTTCAATTATCAGAACAAGAATTTATACAGCTTTTTCgattgaaaaaagaaacgacaAACAGgcttattaatatcataaaagaCATTGTAGAACCGTCACGATCTACAGCTTTAGATGCAACTGTACAA gttttaaCTGCATTACGGTTTTTTGCTTCGGGAAGTTACCAGAATTGCATAGGACATAATATTCACATGGCTATTAGTCAACCTTCTGTCAGCAGATGTATTCACCATGTGactaatattcttaatttaccagaaatatttaataattgggTACGCTTTTCTCGTAATCTTCAAGAATTGCAACACTTACGTAACAA attTTGGATAAATCACCAATTTCCTGGAGCAATTGGCTGTATAGACTGTATTGCTACGCATGTAGCAATTTTTCCACCTTCAAAAGAAGACGAAAATTATCCtgaacatatttatattaatagaaagGGATATCATTCTATAAACGTACAATTG atATGTGATTCTGATCTTAGAATAATAAACGTTAATGCCAGATATCCAGGAAGCACTCACGATTCATATATCTGGAATAACAGTAATGTTCTTCCCATAAtgcaagatatttataatcatggacacaaatttttcttactaG GTGACTCTGGTTATGCACTTAGACCTTGGATGATGACTCcaataatgaataatgatGAACATAACATTGCAATAAGAAGATACAATGATCGGCAAAAAAGTACTAGATCTCTTATTGAACGTTGTAATGGTCTCTTGAAAATGAGATTTTGTTGTCTGTTAAAACATAGAGTTTTACATTACCAGTCAAATGTGTGTTCAAAGATTATTAATGCTTGTACAGTGTTGCATAATATGTGCATTCATGATAATGTGCCTTTACCCGCACTTGAAGCAAAAGATGAAGTCCACAATGGTATAAATGATGAAATTAACGAACCGGGTATAGATAATATAGCAAATAGAAATCATGATTTGATGGCTGGGCAAAAGAtctgcaataatttaataagacaATACTTTTCATGA